One genomic region from Osmerus mordax isolate fOsmMor3 chromosome 4, fOsmMor3.pri, whole genome shotgun sequence encodes:
- the fem1b gene encoding protein fem-1 homolog B yields MESLAGYVYKAAGEGRVLTLAALLLNHSESETRYLLGYVTHLAGQRSTPLIIAARNGHDKVVRLLLDHYKVDTEQTGTVRFDGYVIDGATALWCAAGAGHFEVVRLLVTHLANVNHTTVTNSTPLRAACFDGRLDIVRYLVDHNANIGIANKYDNTCLMIAAYKGHTDVVQFLLAKGADPNAKAHCGATALHFAAEAGHLDIVKELVSCHAAMVVNGHGMTPLKVAAESCKADVVELLLLHADCEPRSRIEALELLGASFANDRENYDILKTYHYLFLAMLERCRDLANPIPKEPGPAVEAYGGRGECSTPQELEAIRGDRDALHMEGLMVRERILGSDNIDVSHPIIYRGAVYADNMEFDQCIKLWLHALQLRQKGNRNTHKDLLRFAQVFSQMVHLKEAVSAGAVEQVLRCCVLEVRRSMARVETAPEAELPATMDSYESNLFTFLYLVCISTKTLCGDEERGRINKQIYNLIQLDPRSRQGSSLLHLAISSNTPVDDFHTNDVCSFPSAQVTKLLLDCGAQVNAIDNEGNSPLHIIVQYNRPISDFLTLHAIIISLVEAGAHTDMTNKQKKTPLDKSTTGVSEILLKTQMKMSLKCLAARAVRQHQITYHNQIPRSLEEFVEFH; encoded by the exons ATGGAGTCGCTGGCTGGCTACGTTTATAAAGCGGCCGGCGAAGGTCGCGTCTTGACGCTGGCGGCTCTTCTCCTCAACCACTCCGAGTCTGAGACTCGGTATCTGCTGGGCTACGTGACCCACCTCGCCGGCCAAAGATCCACTCCTCTCATCATCGCAGCTCGAAACGGACACGACAAAGTTGTGCGGCTGCTTCTGGACCACTATAAAGTAGACACTGAACAGACGGGAACAGTCAGATTTGACGG GTATGTGATAGATGGAGCCACAGCCCTGTGGTGTGCGGCTGGCGCGGGGCACTTTGAGGTAGTCCGGCTGCTTGTGACCCACCTGGCCAACGTGAACCACACCACCGTCACCAACTCCACCCCTCTGAGGGCAGCCTGTTTCGACGGGCGCCTGGACATCGTCCGCTACCTGGTGGATCACAACGCCAACATCGGCATCGCCAACAAGTATGACAACACCTGCCTGATGATCGCAGCCTATAAAGGTCACACGGACGTGGTGCAGTTCCTGCTGGCGAAGGGGGCCGACCCCAACGCCAAAGCCCACTGCGGCGCCACCGCGCTGCACTTTGCCGCCGAGGCCGGCCACCTGGACATCGTCAAGGAGCTGGTAAGTTGCCATGCCGCCATGGTGGTCAACGGCCACGGCATGACTCCTCTGAAGGTGGCGGCTGAGAGCTGCAAGGCGGACGTGGTGgagctgttgctgctgcatgCTGACTGTGAGCCGCGGAGCCGCATCGAGGCGCTGGAGCTGCTGGGGGCGTCCTTCGCCAACGACCGCGAGAACTACGACATCCTGAAGACCTACCACTACCTGTTCCTGGCCATGCTGGAGCGCTGCCGAGACCTTGCCAACCCCATCCCCAAGGAGCCCGGCCCGGCCGTGGAGGCGTACGGGGGCCGGGGCGAGTGCTCCACCccccaggagctggaggccaTCCGGGGGGACCGCGACGCACTGCACATGGAGGGGCTGATGGTGCGCGAGCGCATCCTGGGCTCGGACAACATCGACGTGTCGCACCCCATTATCTACCGCGGCGCCGTGTACGCAGACAACATGGAGTTCGACCAGTGCATCAAACTGTGGCTGCACGCGCTGCAGCTCAGGCAGAAGGGAAACCGCAACACCCACAAGGACCTGCTGCGCTTCGCCCAGGTCTTCTCCCAGATGGTGCACCTGAAGGAGGCGGTGTCGGCGGGGGCAGTGGAGCAGGTGCTGCGCTGCTGTGTGCTGGAGGTGCGGAGGAGCATGGCACGCGTGGAGACGGCCCCGGAGGCAGAGCTGCCCGCCACCATGGACAGCTACGAGTCCAACCTGTTCACCTTCCTCTACCTGGTCTGCATCTCCACCAAGACGCTATGCGGGGATGAGGAGCGCGGACGCATCAACAAGCAGATCTACAACCTGATCCAGCTGGACCCGCGCTCCCGCCAGGGAAGCTCCCTGCTGCACCTGGCCATCAGCTCCAACACGCCCGTGGACGACTTCCACACCAACGATGTGTGCAGCTTCCCCAGCGCCCAGGTCACCAAGCTGCTGCTGGACTGCGGCGCCCAGGTCAACGCCATCGACAACGAGGGGAACAGCCCGCTGCACATCATTGTTCAGTacaaccggccaatcagcgactTCCTGACACTGCACGCTATCATCATCAGCCTGGTGGAGGCGGGGGCGCACACGGACATGACCAACAAGCAGAAGAAGACTCCGCTGGATAAGAGCACCACAGGTGTGTCGGAGATCCTGCTGAAGACCCAGATGAAGATGAGTCTGAAGTGTCTTGCGGCCCGCGCGGTGAGGCAGCACCAGATCACCTACCACAACCAGATCCCACGCAGCCTGGAGGAGTTTGTGGAGTTCCACTGA